One stretch of Variovorax sp. TBS-050B DNA includes these proteins:
- the hemC gene encoding hydroxymethylbilane synthase, giving the protein MLAFRPFGTRTFLGAVLSPIVIATRESRLALWQAEHVQQLLQARGHAVSLLGMTTRGDQILDKSLSKVGGKGLFVKELELALEEGRADIAVHSLKDVPMDLPDGFVLACVLEREDPRDALVSPRYASLDELPQGAVVGTSSLRRVVLLRALRPDLRIEPLRGNLDTRLRKLDEGQYDAIVLAAAGLKRLGLEARIRVAFDPDTMLPAAGQGALGIEVRADRADLIALLGTLAHPRDWLATAAERAVSRAMGGSCSMPLAAHARWQPDGALRIDAAWGDPEGRATLVRVDARAEVADLSQAGTLGEHAAGLLREAGAR; this is encoded by the coding sequence ATGCTAGCATTCCGGCCGTTTGGAACTCGTACTTTTTTGGGAGCGGTCTTGAGCCCTATCGTGATCGCCACGCGCGAAAGCCGGCTGGCCCTGTGGCAGGCCGAACACGTGCAGCAGCTGCTCCAGGCCCGCGGCCACGCCGTCAGCCTGCTCGGCATGACCACCCGGGGCGACCAGATCCTCGACAAATCGCTCAGCAAGGTGGGCGGCAAGGGCCTCTTCGTGAAGGAGCTCGAGCTCGCGCTCGAGGAAGGCCGCGCCGACATCGCCGTCCATTCGCTCAAGGACGTGCCGATGGACCTGCCCGACGGCTTCGTGCTCGCCTGCGTGCTGGAGCGCGAAGACCCGCGCGATGCGCTGGTGTCGCCGCGCTACGCCTCGCTCGACGAACTGCCGCAGGGCGCGGTGGTCGGCACCTCGAGCCTGCGCCGCGTGGTGCTGCTGCGCGCGCTGCGGCCCGACCTGCGCATCGAGCCGCTGCGCGGCAACCTCGACACCCGGCTGCGCAAGCTCGACGAAGGCCAGTACGACGCGATCGTGCTCGCGGCGGCCGGGCTCAAGCGGCTCGGCCTGGAGGCGCGCATCCGCGTCGCCTTCGACCCCGACACCATGCTGCCCGCGGCGGGGCAGGGCGCCCTCGGCATCGAGGTGCGCGCCGACCGCGCCGATCTGATCGCGCTGCTCGGCACGCTCGCGCACCCGCGCGACTGGCTCGCGACCGCCGCCGAACGTGCGGTGAGCCGCGCCATGGGCGGCAGCTGCTCCATGCCGCTCGCCGCGCATGCACGCTGGCAGCCCGATGGCGCACTGCGCATCGATGCCGCCTGGGGCGACCCTGAAGGCCGCGCGACGCTGGTGCGCGTCGATGCCCGCGCCGAGGTGGCCGATCTGTCGCAGGCCGGCACGCTGGGCGAGCACGCGGCCGGCCTGCTGCGCGAAGCCGGAGCCCGCTGA